The stretch of DNA acgaaccgaccatcctagtacctctttttatacttgatttcatatatTTCATTAGCTTACATTTCTTTTACTGCTATTAGTTgtagaccaaatccaatcaaacccccaccttattgttaccttagaccgaatttaaacaactagaaattacgtctgcctctctgtggttcgacccgactgccgctagctatagttgtagttggagattataaatttatttttgacacctcacgacgggtatcaacggttttaggaaatgaagacggtttttgacccggactccaaatatactctaattactgccaaaacgaccgtaatgacacctagatgacaaccaagtggtagaaacaactgtatgagttaccttttatttaccgatttacaaaacgttataaaatcgcgatatatgctaaacatgcggcccaatcatcactgtgTGTTTGGCGGagggtgtagaaatgaggtatctacagagcccccactttgactgaggcttggacaaggcgaaagtcaaagtataaccttcaggtcaatcgaaaattacaacctgaaaactatggcgacgcgaggcggctcaaggggctgagccaaggacctgtcgtcgggaacattttagagtctgtcgactatcggggatggtcgtttaaagtccattaaatTACGcgaggaagctcgccagccataagaagaaatcatacctgagacttctttcccgagatgtttccggaggtgcgtaggagctgagggtaagacctaaaagatatgtcAGTATTATGCTaaggtgtggggccctaaaggaaaacatcgacgggaaggaggccaaatataagttcaacctaaggggAAACCAAGATTTGGGTTtaggaactctaagaaaaagtgatcctaaaggattatgatcctaagggtagaagtgtacGAACTTTAAGGGAgcttgggaacctaaagagctggTGTATGAagatgggtatatgaacctaaaaagacaggctggtatgggaacttaaaggcttgtgaacataAGAGAAATTTGGATCctaaggttaagtttaggaacctACGGGGCTACCAATTCTTATTTTGAACGCATGCGTCTAAGCTTTATAAGGAAAAAATGAAAAGGTATGAGAacttcaaaaggatttatgggtttatgaacctacaAACATTTGGTATGAGAGCATgcaggtttacgaacctaagagaaactattttgggatctaagaatctaagaGTAtaaatcctaactttgggtttacgaacctaaagaaggaggctctggtttgggaacttctggagaacgacacctttgctgaactccgtgaggaaacaataatattgagggtagcaggacgtcggtagaaactgctggggaatctgcttgcgtcggtctcaagcgaactctggcaaaaacttgaggttgaatctgctttcgtcggtctcaagcgaatcgTGCTTCCGAGAAACACGTGGGCTGTAAGCGGCAACGAAATCTCGCTGGGGAACACatcgacgattaggaacatcttgatcgtcatggaagaaaccttgagcatCACTGTGAATACTGCTAGGGAATATATTTGACTGCCgttggggagaatgaagacttgggcgaagcccccacttggagcgagcactgcttttgatacttacctgcatggttagtagccacacaagaatgcgatctaataagaaaaaaaaatagcacataaacacatatgcacgtaagcaattatcacatggatctcgaatgaggaaacacataggtttgcaaaagttgtttctttataaaagttgtttaaaactcgctcaaagaaatttgtcgtttgtaatgcgttatgcatattcaaatgggctttaaACACGTGACTGACGCAGACGTAGACCTACTAGGACGCGACAGgggatgactctgacagactttgcctaagtatgtgcaacccctagccaagtatgggtgacaacgcgtataaGTTCtcaaggtagaagaattgcaagaatgatggggACATATGAAGGTAAGGCATGGGCcgtggatcagctgtctacttggacacCCTTTGCCGTcgcttgctgtaaaagagacgcctcttgaggcacgataacttggagaattgatctaagacctttgtcattgtctaGACCGAGCACTAGCTTGGCTCAAATGAGACTCGAAGACCAAAAAAGAGGatgaaggaagggtggcatctcggaagagaagccccaggatgagaagatgactctagactttggtaaaaaagagactaagaagcccccagtaaagaggtagaaATGGAAATTGCGGTTGAAAGGTtgaaattgaggttgaaagttaatGTTTGAGGTGATTGATAATTGAggttaaaagttaaaagttgggatggttgtgtccatgaggactgcctacgtattcacgtggagtgaaatcaaaccagatcgtagttctgaggtttggttaattttttttttttggggggaaagttaagTATATTAGAAAAAACCAGAAGTTCAAGTATTACAATGTCTCATATATGCTTTGTATATCCAAAAAaatgaaacaataaaaaaaaactataaaGACCGAAGCCAATCTCGATCATAATGGTGCAAGGTACTATCATTAAGCTTCTGAAATCTGTTCATTACCTCTGCAAGAATCTGTTGAATCAAAACTTCTGGTCTCTGCACATAGCCATTAAACCTTACCTCATTCCTCACCATCCAAATTCTATAAAATAGGGCCACATGACAAGCCCCCACAAACCTCCTTTGCAGTTTGGTTACACCTCTACCCTTGGAAAACCACACAATCAGATCAGGTAACTTGAATTGAACATGGACCTTCCTCTGCAGGAGACAAACACACAGCTTAGTATACTTGCATGAAGAGAACAAATGCTCATAATCTTCAGGAGCCTCACCACATATGTCACAGACATTAAGCACACTGATTCCCATACGAATCATTCTATCTTTGGTGAGGAGTCTTTTGTGCATAATTGCCCAAAAGATAAAAGATGTCTTTGGCATATTCAGAGTATTCCAGCAGATAAACTTCCAGGCCACTTTAGGCTGAGTACCCCTCAACCAGTCATACCCACCTCTAACAGTATAATCAGAATTCCCATTTAACCACTTATTATGTGTATAAGCTTGCTGGAATTTGATAATAGTAGATGCAATCTTCTTCCAAGTCCAAGTACAATCAGCAGGTGCAGTGTAATCAGACCAATCAAGATGTTTCATATAAACATGATTGACCCATCTAACCCAAAGGTGATCTTTTTTCTGAGCAAGCCACCATACATACTTACCAAGGAAAGCAATATTCCAGCTCTTAGAGTCCTTAATGCCTAAGCCACCCTCCTCTTTAGATGAGCAATAGATATCCCAATTAACATTTGGGGCTCTCTTATAATCAACTCCTCCCCCCCAAAGAAAGTTCCTGCAAATGGCATTGATTTTCTTGATAATCCTATTAGGAATTAAGAATATTGTAGCCCAGTACGTATGAAGAGAAGAAAGAACTGATTGGACCAGAATCAATCTCCCAGCATAAGAAATATGCTTATTACCCAAACTTCTAATCCTGGCAACTATTCTATCAGTCAGTTTCGTGCCATCATTTTTGGTCAACTTTTTTGCACTGATTGGTACCCCTAAGTACTTGAAGGGCAGTATGCCTTGATGAAAACCAGAGACATGGAGAATGTTATCAATAATTGTAGAAGAAACCCCATTGAAATAAATCTCAGTCTTGTCTTTATTCATGGTCAAGCCAGAAGCATGAGAAAAAATAGAAAAGCTCCTTAAAATCCACATAATAGATGATTCAGTCCCTTTGAAAAACATGAGTAGATCATCAGCAAATAGCAGATGATTTAACCTAGTATGACCACAAAGAGGATGGAATCTGAATCCATCTTGTTGAGATACCACTCCCAAGATCCTGGACAAGTACTCCATGCAAAGGGTAAAAAGAAGAGGGGACAATGGGTCCCCTTGCCTTAAACCTCTCTTGCCAGGGAAGAAACCAAAGTGACTACCATTAACAGCCAGAGAATATGTAGGTGAGGTAACACATGTCATAACCAACTCAATGAACTTCTGTGGAAATTTAAAAGCATGGAGCATTTGCTCTAAGAAGGACCATTCCACAGAATCATAAGGCTTCCTCAGGTCAATTTTGATCAAACACCTAGGAGAGGCAGACTTCCTGTTATACAATCTCACCAAATCCTGACAAATAAGCACATTCTCCACAATGTTCCTTCCATTCACAAATCCCCCTTGACTTTCATTGATAATAGAAGGCAAAATTTTATTAGGCCTACTACAAAGCACTTTGGCAATAACTTTGTACACAACATTACAACAAGCTATTGGACGAAACTCAAGCACACTAACAGGATTAGGAACTTTAGGAATGAGGGTAAGAGTGGTAGTGTTAATTTGCTTAAGGAGCTTACCAGTCCTAAAGAAGTCCTGAATAGCATCAACTGTCTTatctccaacaatctcccatgaGTCCTTGTAGAACTCACTGGTGtaaccatcaggtccaggagaCTTCATACCAGGAATAGAGAAGAAGTTGGCTTTGATTTCTTCAGCAGTCACAGAAGATAAAAGAATTTGTTCATGATCCTTGGTAATTAAGTTGCCAGTCCTTACAGTAGGGAAATGGACAGGAGTTGTGACCTGATTTGTCCCCAATAAATCCCTATAATAGTTCAGAAAAGCAGCTTCAATATCAGGAGGATTAGTGCAAAGAATACCATCAGTCCCTCTAATATACATCACCCTATTCTGAATTTGCCTAGTTCTGATATGACTATGAAAAAATCTGGAATTTTCATCCCCAAATTTACTCCACTCAAGTTTGGCTTTTTGACAGAGAAATCTATGTTGAACCTGGGATAGATGTTTATAGTTCTTAGCAGCCTCACTCTCAGCAGCCAAAATGTGAAGATCATGAGGATTTTGATGCATTTGAAGTTGTAAATCCTCCAGGATAGCTTTAGCAACACCTACAGATTTTTTTATATCAGAAAATCTGTTCCTGGTTCAACTCCTTCAAAGGCTTTTTAAGATTTTTAAGTTTGCTAAAAAGCTGAAACATGAGAGTACCTTGCacatccctattccattcagtaGCCACAACCTCTTTAAAACCAGCATCCAAACTCCACATATTATAATATTTAAATTGAGGCCTCCTTTGATCCCTTACTTGTCTTCTATAACAAACACAAGGGTTATGATCAAACAACCCTTCAGGTAGGAAATGTGCATAGGCAGTAGGGTACAAATTCATCCAATCATCATTTATCAAGAATCTATCAATCCTAGAAAATTCCCTAGAAGCAGGGTCTTGCTTGTTGTTCCAAGTAAAGAAAGCACCTTGCCCCTTGATATCAGTGAGACCACAGTAATGGACAAAGTCTCTAAAATCAGAAATTTCATTCCAGGTCACATCTCTCCCTATTCTTTCATTGTAATGAAGTACATTATTAAAATCTCCATAGATACCCTAAGGACCAGAATATCTATCATGAAGTTCTTTCAAGTGAGCCCATAAATCAGACCTCTGATCCTCCTCATTGAAACCATACACCACACTAAACATAAACTGATCTCCAGTATGCATTTTAGTCACATGAGCAGTAATGACTTGAGCAGTAGTATGTAGAACATTGATACTAAAAACAGATGGATTCCAAATTAACCAaactctcccccccccccccatgatGAAAGCTATTATTATTAACTCCTTGCCAATGAGAGCCAAGATTATTTAAAATAGTAGCAAAATCTTGTAATTTAATCTTTGTTTCTACCAAACCAAAGAGACCAATATTATTCTGAAAAAGAAATTTTTTGACAtctaattgtttattagtcccatttattcccctaacattccaacatCCAATATTATCCATGATTAACACTACCAGGTGGTTCCtcctatctcccactcaattgtTGTTTACCCCCTGAGTTAATAGATACAACAGCTGCATTAGATTTTGAAGGAGATAACCTAGCACTAGGTTGCACATGTTCTTGCCTACTCACTTGTTGAAGCACAGAGACAGGTATCAAATTAGAGGAATTATGATACACTGGACCTCTAAAAGGTAATTTATTAACCACAGTATCAGGAACAGGTTGCTTGTTAGTCACAACTGGCTTTGGTCTCCAAACTTTCTGTGGTGGTTTAGGAGCAGGAACTTCAATTTTCCTCTTCTTACACATATCCATTGTGTGACCAATACCTTTGCAGGCACCACAGACAGTTGGCTTCCATTCATACTCAACCAATATGCTAACCTCTTGACCCTTCTCATCTTTGAAATACAACTTATCAGGGAATTCCTGACCCACATCAACCTCAACCAATAGTCTTGCATAACCTAACCTGGTCCTATACTCAGTAGCTTCATCCCTCTTGATAAATTTACCAATCAAGCCAACCAATTTCTCAAGACTAGATTTACCCCAAAATTTCAGAGGTAAGCCACATAAAGGAAGCCAGATAGGTACAGATTTGACTCTCTCCTTCACGAGACTCACTGATTCAGTCCAGGGTTTAACCACAAGAGGCTTGTTGTCATACATAGAAAAGCCTTGTTGCAGGACAAGACTCTGACATTCTTTTGTGGGAAACCTTACCAAAAACACACCATTGGGAAAAAAAGAAATCTTATCAAATTTATAGACCCCCCAAATTTTCTTAACAAAACCAGAGACCAACTCACGAGGAGGGTTACTACCTAAGACATAGCACACCACAACTGTGTCCCAATATTGAATTTCAGAGGCAACATCCTCTACAGTAAGTTGCAGGAGATTCGAAGAAGATGAAGCCACAGACGAAGAAACCCTAGAAGGAGAAGAACGTTTACCTGAAACTTCCGTCCATCCTTCCTCATCCCCAGGAGTCTCAGAAGCCTTAGTGGTAGCATCCACAACAGTCTCTGAAGGAACTTCTATAGCAGCCTCAGAGGAGACATCCACAGTCTCAGTAGACTCAGTGGGAGGTTCCTCGACAATTTCAATAATGGATTCCAAGTTAATCTCAGGGATACCCACCATTTCACTCATAGACTTAGTTTTCCTCGCGTCTGACGATTGTGGAATTGCAGTTTCAGACGAAGACGGTACTGGCAAATCCATATCAAGCTTATGAGCTTCACAACTAGTAAAAGAAAGTCAAACTTTAGCACGTAATCGATTTTTAGATTTAGATtgggaatttttgtgatttttcttgCCATTTTGCAATCAAAACCCTAGAAAGAAGAAGGAGCATCCTCTCTCTATTTTTTTTAACCAAACCATACTCGTAGTtctggtgtgtgcctaagctatgctgtcaggaccttaaagtgcaagGGTCACGAGGGTaatttcctttggtgactcgaagaactgatttgagataactccctatgATCAtcgaccaaagaggtataattaagtttgtaaaaaatttacttgtcatgtgagcacacctaaaagtggaccctaaggatgaattgggtatgtcccgttctgagtagcaaagtatttgaagactctgtatctgggtcaaggtgaaactggattggatatttgggaTATGGAGCTTGGAAATAAGAGCCTTTGATGagacaaatctctggagcttgattttgtggagtttaggcttgatgggattatggcttgtaatatggcttggaaacggagtctcctggcttgatgtagcctgagcacatgaAGGTAGGTTAACTGAtgcgggatcaagtttccatgtcttggctctaaaggatgggtatacttgatgagcttgagaggattctcaaaatttctAACTATCTCCTTTTAACGgtctcgggaaggacttagggtgtgtgaaaggctaagcaagggtgctagctgaccatcttcattggtGTCCTAATTCTacatagacttcagcagtattccgttTAGCATTTGATTTTATACTccttcttgattcagactcagattttTGATttaggtttttgaagataactttgactttggatatcgacattgacttgcttggttgagacttcttcttttgactattttgtcttggattacgggcataactgcggccttggatattgatctcGGTTATTTCTCTTAagtgagcctttgtctttgatcatggctcgtatcgtcttggatttgcttgctaccatggatttgagtcagactagcacctttgggtgtgaaatgggttggtctttagtaacacgggttgtttattgtggggaatgggcttgccttccatcatggattattaacaagggagatggtctggattcgtcctagaatctcttgagatatgctcgtactaaactagggttatagcaaggtttctattgccagacatggaataggtaaggaaaatgAACATGGATTTTCAGGTCCTCGATCTACAACTAGGAATGGAACTTtatttaagtgtactcacattgactcGGCATGCGTTGtttattttaaaatgtctcaaatcaattctcgttgtcacagAAAATGGTAAAGGAAAAGAAGAATaagtggattgaaaattgtacttttattgaaatgaataatgaatgtatttaacatagactcgagaagacatgtgactcatgggacagccccaaggttgtcactaggaatagaaatggacacaaagaaagatactagaacaattaTTGGA from Silene latifolia isolate original U9 population chromosome 10, ASM4854445v1, whole genome shotgun sequence encodes:
- the LOC141607978 gene encoding uncharacterized protein LOC141607978 produces the protein MAAVPATPPPPQNPEEVSSETLPASSAAPSPAVDKSTTRSSVRLARFGMADLSARLAKIKEEGPQGSGDTEHVIDLAEKSDAAKSELEFARADLAAKTADLTRVRCEAHKLDMDLPVPSSSETAIPQSSDARKTKSMSEMVGIPEINLESIIEIVEEPPTESTETVDVSSEAAIEVPSETVVDATTKASETPGDEEGWTEVSGKRSSPSRVSSSVASSSSNLLQLTVEDVASEIQYWDTVVVCYVLGSNPPRELVSGFVKKIWGVYKFDKISFFPNGVFLVRFPTKECQSLVLQQGFSMYDNKPLVVKPWTESVSLVKERVKSVPIWLPLCGLPLKFWGKSSLEKLVGLIGKFIKRDEATEYRTRLGYARLLVEVDVGQEFPDKLYFKDEKGQEVSILVEYEWKPTVCGACKGIGHTMDMCKKRKIEVPAPKPPQKVWRPKPVVTNKQPVPDTVVNKLPFRGPVYHNSSNLIPVSVLQQVSRQEHVQPSARLSPSKSNAAVVSINSGVITAHVTKMHTGDQFMFSVVYGFNEEDQRIGRDVTWNEISDFRDFVHYCGLTDIKGQGAFFTWNNKQDPASREFSRIDRFLINDDWMNLYPTAYAHFLPEGLFDHNPCVCYRRQVRDQRRPQFKYYNMWSLDAGFKEVVATEWNRDVQGVAKAILEDLQLQMHQNPHDLHILAAESEAAKNYKHLSQVQHRFLCQKAKLEWSKFGDENSRFFHSHIRTRQIQNRVMYIRGTDGILCTNPPDIEAAFLNYYRDLLGTNQVTTPVHFPTVRTGNLITKDHEQILLSSVTAEEIKANFFSIPGMKSPGPDGYTSEFYKDSWEIVGDKTVDAIQDFFRTGKLLKQINTTTLTLIPKVPNPVSVLEFRPIACCNVVYKVIAKVLCSRPNKILPSIINESQGGFVNGRNIVENVLICQDLVRLYNRKSASPRCLIKIDLRKPYDSVEWSFLEQMLHAFKFPQKFIELVMTCVTSPTYSLAVNGSHFGFFPGKRGLRQGDPLSPLLFTLCMEYLSRILGVVSQQDGFRFHPLCGHTRLNHLLFADDLLMFFKGTESSIMWILRSFSIFSHASGLTMNKDKTEIYFNGVSSTIIDNILHVSGFHQGILPFKYLGVPISAKKLTKNDGTKLTDRIVARIRSLGNKHISYAGRLILVQSVLSSLHTYWATIFLIPNRIIKKINAICRNFLWGGGVDYKRAPNVNWDIYCSSKEEGGLGIKDSKSWNIAFLGKYVWWLAQKKDHLWVRWVNHVYMKHLDWSDYTAPADCTWTWKKIASTIIKFQQAYTHNKWLNGNSDYTVRGGYDWLRGTQPKVAWKFICWNTLNMPKTSFIFWAIMHKRLLTKDRMIRMGISVLNVCDICGEAPEDYEHLFSSCKYTKLCVCLLQRKVHVQFKLPDLIVWFSKGRGVTKLQRRFVGACHVALFYRIWMVRNEVRFNGYVQRPEVLIQQILAEVMNRFQKLNDSTLHHYDRDWLRSL